The genomic DNA GCCGTCACCGTAGTACGTGACCAGGGAACCCAGGGCCCGCAGGTCCTCGGCATAGGTGGGGCCCACGGTCGCGCTCACGCGAGCGTTCTGGAGCACCTGGGGTTGCCCACGACGAGTGCGCACCTGGCCCCTGCGCGAGAGCCATATAAGGCTGCGTGGTGTTGAAGCTCAAGACCCCCCAAGAAACCCAGGGCCCATGCCGCGCACCTCCTGGGAGGGCAGCCCAGGCAGACGTGTGCCCCAAGAGAGCTGCACAGCGTCTCCACTGGCCCGGCGTACAGCCCTGACCTCACCCCTCTGCGGCCATTCTCGCCCCCTCCGCGCCATCCCCACCCTCTACAGGGCCCCTCCCTCCTATACGCGATTTGTGTTAGACCCCCGTCGGCGGCAGTTTTCTGCCACACTGCTCCAACCCGTTGCCTTTGGTATTGCCCCAATTTTCTTGTGCGACAGATGCGCCATGTTCCTCTTGTTCACTCCGATCTATACTGTCGGACGGTCGGACGGTAGGAGGATCTCGGCGTGGCGAACACCAGCTTTGATGATGCACCACTTGAACTACGCAACATCGAACCCAAGGATATCTTACGGCACATGGGAGTTCCCGAGGAGCCTGGGCTCTATGTCCTCGGCTGCTTCGAACGGAGGGTGACACTGCTGTCCCAGCAGGTACGTGCGCTTAACCTCGTTTATGCTCTTTGTGAGAGGAATCTGCTGCTGCCAGAGGGAAGAGTATGCGTCATCGGCGGAGGCGCGGCAGGAATGACTGTGGCAGCAGCAGCGGCTAGGCGGGGTGGACGCGTCGTGCTCCTGGAGCAAAGAAGCGAGCTGCTATCACTATTCGGTGGCAACCACTCCCGCTTTTTACACCCTTACATCTATGACTGGCCCGAAGAGCATCGCGGGCGCCCCGAAGGAGTGCACCCAGAAGAAGCCGGACTACCGCTGCTGTCGTGGACTGCGAACCAAGCAGGCAAAGTCGCTCGCGAACTCAAGCAGGCATGGGATGCACTACCTGAGAGCGCGAACATCAGAGTCATACCCAACGCTCGGCACATCAAAATCGGAAAGCGCCAAGGGCAGTCTCGCTCCGTGTCATGGAATGCCCCTGGATTCAATCCAGAAGACTTCGAATTGGTGGTGCTTGCGGTGGGGTTCGGATTGGAGCGTGAAAAGCAAGGACTCGACTGGCAATCGTACTGGCGGGACGACCATCTCCACCAAGAAGTACTCGACGGGCGCCGCCGACACCTCATTTCCGGGTGCGGAGATGGCGGGCTGGTAGATCTCTTGCGCGTGAAATTAAATCGCTTCCAACATGAGACAGTCGTCGATGAACTTTTGAGTAGTCCATCGCTGGATGAAGTGAAGAAGAGATTGGTGGCGCTTGAGCAAGAGGCCCTCAATATTCATGAGCGCGAAGGAGAGGCCGCTTCGAGCAAGTTGCTCACACAGCAGTACCTGAACCTTAAGGTGCCGGATGACTTCAACACGGCATTCCAGAAAAGACAGCGCCAGGACACGGAAGCCGTGCTCAATGGGCGAGGAGATTGGCCACTAACGCTTAATGCCAGCATCCTCAACCGCTTCTTGGTGTCGCGCCTACTGCGGAATGGTATGGAGTACCGCGGGGGCGAGTTCAAGCACGAGAAGAAAGAAGGTAACATTTACGAGGTGCGTTTTGAGTCCGGATCGCCGGACCATTTTCACCGAATCATCTGCCGGTGGGGCGCACTTTCGGCGGTCGACACGTCTTTTCCTGAGTTCAAAGACAAGTTCGACAAGCTGCGCGATCGTGGTGAACTGGATCAGACGCGCTGGCGCCTTTGGACAAAGGGGTATTTTGACTTGAAGCGCAGAGGCGAACGTCCTGGTGAGACGCAATCTGGCTCATTACCAGCAAGGGCTGCCTTGAACTCTGAGTCAGCACCCGAGGTATCGTCCTCTGACGCTGTGTCGGAAACCGCGCCGTCTGGGGGGGAATCACCTTTCCCTAATGTTAACAACAGCAAGAAGCAGCCACAGGAACTGTATGCGGGCCTAATTGAGGAATGGGCAAGATTTGCAGATTTGGACAAATGGGAAGCTCGGATGTCGAGCGTGTTTCTTGAAGATCAGCCAAGATTGTCCATTAACATGGTTGACACACTGGGATCGGTGAGTGATTGGATATTCAGGCGCATCTGGCCGCAAAAATATCTGGATCTTGAAGCTGCCTTTCTGAATTTTGGGGATGTATGTGGGGATTTTCTTGATGTATTCCATAGACATTCAGTAATGCGTGGGGCAAAACATGTGACTGAGCGATTTTACAAATTGCGGTGGCATGAAGAGAGAGAGTACCAACGACTATTGGCTCGCTATGAGTTTCATATACATTTAGTTGAGGACTTGGCCCTAGAGTTGACTCGCGCCGCGAATTACATTTGTGACAAAATTAGGGAGCGAATTGACCATTCATACCGGTTGAAGGAGGGGGCGCTGGTCGTCTCTTCTGGGCCCTATTCGGATTTTTCACATAGAATTCATCGACCTGAGTATAGAGTGACAGAGCGTACGATTCATCCGTATCCCGGCTTGGAAAAATTCCTCACTGTTCGAGAGACTCGTGACGAACATTTTGGCGAGGGGACAGAGCCAAGGGAAGGTTAAGGCTCCTCGTTCAGAACAAGTAATTCAGTATGCGACGACCAACAAAGGCCATATACAAAAGACCCTGCCAGTCTTTTTTAAGTGTGATACTTTGCGACCTTTGGCGTGATCAGTTCACGCACGCAAGTAGGAGTTACTAATGTTCCGAGCGCTCGTCCACGGCAAACTGAGTCGCGAGCAGGCGAACATGGAAGATCTTGTCACCTCTCTTGTGTTCGGAACCTTGGAGCACTGCGAGCCAAGTTGGATTGCCGGATTCTTGCGGCGTGCGCAACTCTCTAATGGGACGCGCCCGCTTCATACGCTGGCCGAGCCGGTCAAGGTCGTCTGGGAGTTCTGGCCCTGGATCCACGAGGATGGTTGTATTGGCTGTGAGCCTGACGTGAGCTTGCAACTGCAGCTTCCTGAAGGCCGACATGTTGATCTGTTCCTTGAGATAAAGTTCCTCAGCGGGAAATCGTCCCGCGATGATCTTCTAACTCCCACCTCCGAGCAGGAACGTCTTCCAGCCAGAGACCAGCTTGCTCGCGAGTGGCAGAACCTTCGGAAGCGCACCCAACAAACCCAAGCGGATGATGCGTGGTTGCTCTACGTCACTCCGGACATTGTGATGCCGACGCGCGATCTTGCTGAGGCTCAGCAGGAACTACTGCGCAAGGACAAGATCAGCGGTCACATCGCATGGCTCTCTCTGCGCGAGTTGCATCCGCTGCTGCGCGGTGCTCGTTCGGGCTGGCTCACCTCTCTCCGAACTGCCTTGGAGCGCCTTGAGCTTCTGCCATTCCAGGGCATCTCAAAGGCGCGGCATCGTGAGCGCGCTTCGTGGTCCTTTGTTCGGTTCGAATTCAAGCGTCGCAGTTCATCACTGAGTTGGTCGTTTGGCGGGTTTCAGTGGACTCGCCGCCCCATGCTTTTTGATTGGAGGTTTTCAAAATGAACTCCCCTGGCGCTGACTTGCTGGCGCTCCTGCAGGATGTACGGACTTTGCACAATGAGGTGGGGCGCCTCCTCAGCACGGGAGAGGAAATCCTTCGCGAGCGTGGCTGGCGTGGAGCTTCGAATGACAGTTCCGCGACCGCTTACTACTCGACGGGCTTAGACAATCCGAAGCAGTGGATGGCCAGCGAAGCATTTCGATTCTATCGCTCGGATGATGGAGCGCCCGGGGTGTTAGCATTTGTTAGTGTCCTGCTCCTGCCGCATGCGAGCGACCTGGACAAGCTCAAGCTTGAGG from Cystobacter fuscus DSM 2262 includes the following:
- a CDS encoding FAD-dependent oxidoreductase, which encodes MANTSFDDAPLELRNIEPKDILRHMGVPEEPGLYVLGCFERRVTLLSQQVRALNLVYALCERNLLLPEGRVCVIGGGAAGMTVAAAAARRGGRVVLLEQRSELLSLFGGNHSRFLHPYIYDWPEEHRGRPEGVHPEEAGLPLLSWTANQAGKVARELKQAWDALPESANIRVIPNARHIKIGKRQGQSRSVSWNAPGFNPEDFELVVLAVGFGLEREKQGLDWQSYWRDDHLHQEVLDGRRRHLISGCGDGGLVDLLRVKLNRFQHETVVDELLSSPSLDEVKKRLVALEQEALNIHEREGEAASSKLLTQQYLNLKVPDDFNTAFQKRQRQDTEAVLNGRGDWPLTLNASILNRFLVSRLLRNGMEYRGGEFKHEKKEGNIYEVRFESGSPDHFHRIICRWGALSAVDTSFPEFKDKFDKLRDRGELDQTRWRLWTKGYFDLKRRGERPGETQSGSLPARAALNSESAPEVSSSDAVSETAPSGGESPFPNVNNSKKQPQELYAGLIEEWARFADLDKWEARMSSVFLEDQPRLSINMVDTLGSVSDWIFRRIWPQKYLDLEAAFLNFGDVCGDFLDVFHRHSVMRGAKHVTERFYKLRWHEEREYQRLLARYEFHIHLVEDLALELTRAANYICDKIRERIDHSYRLKEGALVVSSGPYSDFSHRIHRPEYRVTERTIHPYPGLEKFLTVRETRDEHFGEGTEPREG